Sequence from the Sciurus carolinensis chromosome 1, mSciCar1.2, whole genome shotgun sequence genome:
attgttttccttctctccctgggaCTCattgtccttctttctccctggGGGTTATTATTTCCCTTTTACCCTGGGGGTTGTTGTTTTCCATGgccttcaaaaaaataaataaataaatccaaggGTGATACAGAGTAGGCAGTCAATCCAATATACAACTCGAGGTTTAGGAGCAAGGTCTACAATGGCGATATAAATTTGGAAGTTGTCTGCCTACAGATGGGCCTGAGATTACCaaagaatgaagggaaaatgATAGAGAcaatggctgggaatgtagcttaatggtacAGTGCATGCTTAACATGTTCAAGGaccagcaaaaaataaaataaaaaaataaaatgacagagatgaagccaggcaaggtggcacacacctgtaaccccagctatttggaggctgaggcacgaggatcataAATTCAGCTCAAAGACAACTTAACAAAACCTGGTTTCAAAATACTAAATAGTAAGGGGGCTGGTGATGCAGCTCAATGGCAAATCACTTGCTTAGGGCCTAGGGTTCAATGCCTAGCActgctaaacaaaacaaaacaaaacaaaacagtctgaggatgtagctcagtacctggaaaagaaaaaaaaaaaaaaaaaaaaaagacaggagaaCAGGTCATCTACTATTAAGGTaaggaatgaggaaaaaagaTTGAGAAGGAGCCAGTGAGGTAGGGGTAAACCAAGAAACATGGTGTCCTAGAGGTCAAGTGAAGAAGGTGTCTCAAGAAGgtgtgtggtgcacacctgtaatgccaacaactcaggaggctgaggcaggaggttcgaaAGTTCTAGGCacatctcagcaatttagcaagcctctgtctcaaaattaaaaaagaaagaactggacatgtaactcagtggtaaagcagccctgggttctatccccagcattgaaaaaaaagacagaaagaaagaaggaaataaagagaaagaaagaaagaaagaaagggaaagaaagaaagaaggaaggaaggaaggaaggaagggagggagggagggagggagggaaagaaagaaaaagaaagaaagagagagagagagaaagaaaaacaaaaaaagcagatgTAGTgctgggaacatggctcagtgtggtagagtacttgcctaatatgcacaaggccctgtgtttgatccctggcactgccctttttgtgttttatttatagacagggtctcactgaattgctgagggccttgctaaattactgaggctggctttgaactagcaaaattgtctcagcctcccaagttactgggattgcagatgtgtaCCACTGTAACCAGTCACTAAATAAAtctttataaaggaaaatgtaaGTCAAATGTTTCTGATGGGTCAGGTGGGTGAGGACTGAGAATTGATCATCACATTTAACAACACAGAGGTTCTTGGTGACCTTGGTGACTGACCAGATGCAGTGGAGAGATGGGGACCAACACCTGAAGGGAGTAGGTTCCAGGAAGAACAGGGGAAGGGAATTGGAGGAAACAGGTATAGAGATAACTCTTGCAATGAGTTTTGAGTTTTGCTATAAAGGAGAACAAAAAAATAGGATTGTAGTGGGGAACCTGTGattgagaaaacttttttttttttttgtaccggggattgaacccacaggcgcttaaccactgaaccacatccccagcccttttttgtattttatttagagacagggtctcactaagttgcttagggcttctctaagttgctgaacctggctttgaaattgtgatcctcctgcctcaggctcccaagctttCAGGATAAAATGCCTGTGCTACCCCCACCGGCaggataactttttttttttttttttttcttttttgcagtgctggggattgaacccagggccttgtgcttacaaggcaagcattctaccaactgagctatatctccagccccaagataactttttaaatgatgaaaattaaCAGCAGGTTTACAAGCTGATGGGAATGATCCAGTAAAAATTAAAGGATTGATGACATAGAGAATGAGAGAATGGCTGAACTGTGTCCTTAGGCAGGTGAGAAAATGAAGACCTAGTACACAAGTCAAAAAATTGGCTTTGGATAGGAGAGGTTAGCCAACCTGGTCTCTGCCCTGCAGAGTAGGAATGAGCTAGTACTCAGACCTGTCAATGAGGCCTCTCAGCTTTAAAGTCTCATTCCTACCCGCCTCCAACCCTGTGGTAACCCCCACACTACAGAATTTAGGTCACTTACCAACATCTTTACTTAGGGCCTGGCTGAGGTTACCTTTCTCTAAGAATCACACAGCACTGCTTCCCCAAAGGgactgcagaaagaaaaagagtttgtAACCTGTGTGCAGGGGTTACATTAAGGAATAAAGGTCAGGTAACTGGACTCCAGGAGGAGGGTGGTGACGGACTTGCCAGGTTTGGGGAAAAGTAGTCTGAGCGGGATCTCTGGTTCCAGGGCCTGCCTCTCGCTCCGTGGAGCGCCTCAAGGAGATGATCAAGGCCGGGATGAACATTGCAAGACTCAACTTCTCCCACGGCACCCATGAGGTTGCGGGGAGTGAAGGGGGTTGAGGGCGGGGTTGGAGGATGCCCCAAGTCCTAGCCACCTTCCCTGAAAATcttgcttcctcttcctctccagtACCACGCCGAGTCCATCGTTAACATTCGAGAGGCAGTGGAGAGCTTTGCAACTTCCCCGCTCAGCTACCGGCCGGTGGCCATCGCTCTGGACACCAAGGGACCGGAGATACGTACTGGAATCCTGCAGGGGGTGAGCCGCAGGGCTGGGACCCACCGGGTCTAAGGTGGAGAACCGACCCCAGAGCGCGGAGGGAATTGGGCGGGGCCAGGGTGGAGCCCGGGAGACCGGTCTGGGACAATGTGCGTACAGGACTTAGGTCTGTTCTGGCTCTGCCCCTAGGGTCCGGAATGCGAAGTGGAGATCGTGAAGGGCTCCGAAGTGCTAGTGACTGTGGACCCGGCGTTCCGGACGCGGGGGGACGCGAACACCGTGTGGGTGGACTACCCCAATATCATCCGGGTCGTGCCGGTGGGGGGCCGCATCTTCATTGACGATGGACTCATCTCCCTAGTGGTCCGGAAAATCGGTGCGGACTCTCCTCCCGCCCTGACCACGCCCAAACGCTGGGCACATTCTTTTCCCTTTGGTTCCCCCATTCACCCTTAGACCGACACCTTCCCCTGGCCATGTGTCCTTCCCCAACCTTCCCAGGAGTCCTCAACCTCCAGATTTCTGCTTTCACCCTGGGTTTGAGCTGGACTTGAGGGTTGGTTATTTCTTGCACAGGCGTCCACCAACTGCCTGTTTGGCGCAGAAGCCCAGAACAAGGGCGGGGAAATAAGTAGGACAAGGTTCCTGATCTCTTGAGGCTCCAAGCCTACTGTCCCCTCTGTGGTTACTGTGTCCCAGTCACCGTCCTCACAGACGCTGGTTCTCTGCATGCCCCCAGGCCCAGAGGGACTAGTAACCGAAGTGGAGAACGGTGGCGTCCTAGGCAGCAGAAAGGGCGTAAACTTGCCGGGTGCAGAGGTTGACCTGCCTGGGCTGTCCGAGCAAGATGTCTGGGACCTCCGCTTCGGGGTGGAGCATGGAGTGGACATCATCTTTGCCTCCTTTGTACGGAAAGCTAGCGATGTGACTGCAGTCCGGGCTGCTCTGGGACCAGAAGGACAGAGCATCAAAATCATCAGCAAAATCGAGAACCATGAAGGCGTGAAGAAGTGAGGCTTGGTCTTTGTTCCCATTAGGCACTATTAGCACTCCCCACCACTACTCTTCTGCCTACTTCTCCATGGCATCTCCAGGCTCTGCTCCAGCCCTAATTCCTCCAACCACCCAGGTTTGATGAAATCCTAGAAGCGAGCGATGGTATCATGGTGGCACGGGGAGACCTGGGCATCGAAATCCCAGCTGAAAAGGTTTTCCTGGCTCAGAAGATGATGATTGGGCGTTGCAACTTGGCAGGCAAGCCTGTTGTCTGCGCCACTCAGGTCTGGAGTGATCCTTGGGGCTGGGACGCTTTGTGGTCTTGGGGTCACTGAGGGTGAATAGCCACACCTTAGGTCTACAGCACACTTTGCTGTCCAGTGTTTGATCCTCAATTATTGAAGTTTGGTCGAGACATTGTGACCCTCCTtttcagttgaggaaactgaactGCCAAGGTCATACAGCTTGTGACTGTGATCCTGACTTTCAGAGAATTCTGGGAGTTTAAGTGTCAGAGTAGTATCTTGGGCAAGGACCCCAATGAGAGTGTGCTCCATACCACTGACGTTCATGGTGTCCCCCAGATGCTGGAGAGCATGATCACTAAGCCCCGGCCAACAAGGGCAGAGACCAGCGATGTGGCCAATGCTGTACTGGATGGGGCAGACTGCATAATGCTGTCAGGGGAGACCGCCAAGGGCCGCTTCCCTGTGGAGGCTGTAAAGATGCAACATGCGGTAGGAGCTCAGAATGAAAAGCAAATGGGCCAGGGACCCAAACTCTTTTTGTACCCCAGAGCCCCTTGCCAGCCTGACCTTCTGGTACCTGCAGATTGCTCGGGAGGCAGAGGCCGCAGTGTACCACCGGCAGTTGTTTGAGGAGCTACGCAGGGCAGCGCCACTGAGCCGTGACCCCACTGAGGTCACTGCCATTGGTGCTGTGGAGGCTGCTTTCAAGTGCTGTGCTGCTGCCATCATTGTTCTGACCACTACTGGCCGGTAAGAAGGGACACTGGGAAGTTCAGATTGGGCTTTGGGTTAAGGGTAGGCTGGAATGGGCCATGGACCTGGGTGTTATCTGGTCACCAGGGATGAAGACCAGTACTCCAGGGCAAGAAGAGAGGTAGCTATGAGGACTAGAGGCCAGGTGAGGGAGAGCTTGGAGTGCACAAGTACTCACATCATCTAGTTCCAGGGGACTGAAAGGAGACAGTGGCATCATTTGGCATGTTGGCTTCCGGGCATTTGGGTTCCTAGGTCTCAGGGGCAAGTTCATTTAGCCAGGAGAGTCTTACAATTCTAAGGTGTTGCAGATGGGCCAGTGAGTCTGAGTTCAAGTCTTTGCTATGAAACTTAGCAATGAGACAGACCTTGGATAACTCACCTGGACTCTATAACCCTGTTCTGTACCCTCAGGTCTTTGTAAGTTAGCCACTGTTTCTCATGGAGTTTTGAGGATTAACAAGGCACATTAAGTAGTATATATAAATTAAGTACTATATAAATGTACACTCTCCAAatggctttgtttgtttgtttttttcccaaggtaccagggattgaactcaggggcacttgaccactgagccacatctgtagccctattttgtatttgatttagagacagggtctcactgagttgcttagtgcctcattcttgctgaggctggctttgaactcaccatcttcctCAAGCTGctgaggtgtgtgccactgcgcccggcAGATTTAAGCTTTTAAAGAGGTTTCTCCTTATTATATAATTTGGTATATTTCTATTGTGTGGTAGAAAAGGCAGGTACTcttattttacagacaagaaaattAAGGCCCAGAGAAGTATGATGACTTCCCCAGGGTTGCACAGCTTCCTGGTGACACCTAGAACCACAATTCAAGCTCTGGCTTCCTGCTTCAACACCCTCTTGCTCTTCTTCAGATCGGCCCAGCTTCTGTCTCGGTATCGACCTCGAGCCCCAGTCATTGCTGTCACCCGCTCTGCCCAGGCTGCCCGCCAGGTCAACCTATGCCGAGGAGTTTTCCCCTTGCTCTATCGTGAACCTCCAGAGGCTATCTGGGCAGATGATGTGGATCGCCGGGTCCAATTTGGCATTCAAAGTGGTGAGACTCCTAGacatccctcccttccctcccttggCATTTGTATTAGGAGTCCCCAACCTGGCTTCCCACACCACTCAAAAAAGCCTTACCCCTCTCCTTTGATTCCAGATTTTCCCTATAAGAGTCACTAAGACAGAAGTAGCTTGGATTCTGGGGGTGGGAGTTAAGCTGAGAGAGAGGGCGGAGCCATCCCTAAGTCACCCCAGCTGCTGTCTGTGCCAGGTGGCTAGAGCCCAGTATGACATAGAAgcaagaggagagaggagaaaactGAACAGCTGGAATGAAAATCAAATTGACAATTGTCATATGATCTTACCTGACCTCTTTTTACAAGTGGACAGCCTTGCTACTTAGCAACCACGCATCCACTTCCTCACCACTGACACACTACAGCTTTAATATACTGCAGTGGTTACATTCCCTGCAGTGCCACCAGTTCACTTCAGGTTGGTCATTTCCCACAGGGTAGCCTCGAAGGTGTTTGCGGGTGGTAGCTGATTCTTATTACTGGGCTGGTCTGGGTCACTCAATGACTAtcatcttctttccctcccccaggAAAACTCCGTGGCTTTCTCCGTATTGGGGATCTGGTGATTGTGGTGACAGGCTGGCGACCTGGCTCTGGCTATACCAACATCATGCGAGTGCTGAGCATATCCTAAGATGCCCCTTCCCGCTCTGATCCAGTCCAACCCTTCCTCCCCACACTGTTCCCTCCAACACACAGTCCCCCACCGCCCCATTTCTAAGTCTCTCTACTCCCATGTCCCTATCCTAGACCATATCTGCCATCTAGCCCTGTGTAGGGTTCCCCTCCCCCTCTGCATTTCACACAGGCCTTGAAAATCTGTGTCCAATTATCCACTGGCCACCCAGCAGCACCAATTGTATATTCCCCACATCCAATCCGCTCAGCCAGACTCTAAGATGCCCTGAGCCTTTAATCCCAGCTTGGCTgcttaattcttttctttcaggtTTCTCATCCCTGGGGTTGGGGAGCAGAGACAGGTGATCCTGTCTAGTCTCCACTGAAccactattttaaaacattgcatACCATGCAGTATGATGTTCTGTGTGGCCCTCATGATCACCAGAGCATCTCCTGAGAAGAGTGACACCTCCCCCTGATAGTCTCAAGCCAGGGCAGGCTATCCCTTCATGGTGACTGACAGTCACATCAGGGGGCCACACTTTGGGGGAAGCTGAGGAGAATCAAGAGCCAGGCAAGTTGATCTTATCACTGACTTTACAGTCTTGGGACTGAGCTTGCAGACTGGCTCCCCCTGGCTGCTCTCATGGCTACCTCATTGCTTTGCTGGGCCACAAGCCCCCTCCTGCACCCAGAAATTCCTTCACACCCACTTTGTTCCCACACAcaaaccaagagccaaaatgagtgtctctattttcttttaaacccaGCTATTTGGGAGCAATTATAAAACTTCTCCCACACACCAAGAACCCCAGAACTCCCCACCCAGAAGATTTTGGGTCCTGGCCCCACATTCTTTGATACTGCACAGTAGGAGAGGGGACAGAGTGGGTGGGTAAGGGATTACTCTTGTCCCTGAGAAGGTAGAGGGGCAGGCTGGCTGCCCTTCCCCAGGCTTGGATACCTTGGATCCCTCCTTACTCCTGCACCAACAGCAgactcagaagagaaaaaaaaaccaaagataaaaataGTCCTCCTCCCCATCTTGGGTGGGCTCCTCCTGCCCTTACCTAAGTAGGGAGGGGGTTTGATATTGCTGATGGCACTGCATAAGGACCATAAGAGTTGGTGTGGAGGaatcctgcctcctcctgctcctcccatctccctcccaggtggtggggaaggacagataaaggattaaatgaattgataagtcaaattagtaaatgaataaataaaattaataaatgagtaagacaaatataaaaggaaagaagagatcaATATAAGGATTCAGATACTTGCCCTCTACCCAGGTGGGATCTAGGCTAGTACAGTAAGGAGGTGTGAATTATCCCTTAGCCTTAAGGGGGATATACCACTGGGGCAGGAGGCACAGGGAAGAGGCAGCTCCCAGTTTACAAAAACAGTTCTACCACATAGACAGAGACTGCAGGGAACTGGGTAGATGTGTGTTCCCACTTGGCATTGTCTGGGTGGGTCCATAGGTGGCAGTAAGAGGGCAAAGGTAGATGCCCACAGTCAGGATTCAAGACATTTGTTGGCAGCAATGAGGGCACAAGTAATTGACAGTGCCCAGCTATGCTAAGGGGACAAGAAGATAACCACATGGGGCAGAACCTGCAGGGTCATTGGCAGAGAAACAGAGACATCTAATTACTTGGCAGTGATGATCATGGCAAGTACTTGTGCTTAATAAAGGTGGGGTCATGGGTCCAGGCCTGCACCTGGCAGGACCCTGGCCAGGGAATGCCCTTGTCAAAGGGCTTTGGGTCACTTCTACTTGGCAGTGGAGACATACAGAGCCTGGCACGGTGCCTTGAGCATGGTAGGCACTCAGTACATAGGGACAAATAGTGAATGGATTAGGATGTTAGACAGGCTGCGGCTGCTTGAGCTGAGGATACAGAGAACATGTTCATGGTGGTAAGGGCAGACATTTCCATAGGGCAGTGTTTCAGGTTCCCTCGGCCTTTCCCCGAGAGGCATCTGTCATTGGGCACACACTCTTGCACCCCAATAGCTAAGGCCTGTGTAACCAAAGGTTTCACATGTTGGCAGAGAGCTGGGGGCCCCGGGGGGTGGCTGGCTCAGGCActggtggcctgggaggctgggctgtccctggaggcttggccaGGAGCCCTGAGGGGGGCAGCCGCTCACTTCCAGAGCTCTTCCGCCCAGGAGAGCCATCACCTGTTGCCCGCTGAGGCAAAGatggttgggaggctgagagtgGGCGGCCCCGAGGTCCTAACCGCCGGCTACCTCCTCCTGGTGGAGGGCCTAGCAGGGAAACCTGGGAGCGCCCTGCCCTGGATAGACTGGCATGGAGGGTTCGAACTGGTGGGGCAGGCAAGCGGGAAGTGGATGCCCATGGTCCCCGAGCCAGCAGAGGACCACCTCGGACAGGTACcagtggggaggctggggagcctGCTGAGAGTCGAGCAGAACGAGCAAGGAGGGTGGCTGGAGAATCaggagagaggggcagagggCCCCGCTGGTGAGTCAGGGCAATGGCCACATTGGAGGTCACAGCAGCTGCCTGTAGAGGGGCATGCACAAGTGGCTCCCACAGCACTGGCTTTCCACTAAGCCGAGCTCCAGTGCCTGGAGCCAGGCCCCGAACACCCCGAGCCATGTCCCTGTCGTGTTGCACCAAATGCTGCTCCATGATACCACCACTGCTGCCTGGACTTGGCTCAGAGCGCTTCCGTTGCAGTATGGAATTCTTCTTGCCTAGAAGTTGTCCCAGAAGTGTGGAGTTAATAATAGAGAAGGAATCCAAGATGGAGGTTGGATGCCAAAGAATGTGAAGGTACCAGATGTCAGTCAAGGGATGGGGGTGGAGTTGAGTTTAGGGGATGAAAACCAGGAGTGGATGGGGTTGGAAGAAGAGGTTGTGAATCAGAGTTGGTGAGGTTCAACAACTGCTCTCAGGGGCCTCCTCAGGGCATGGAGCCTTGGGGATGTTTCCAGGGGTAGGAAACATTGAGGGATAAGGACAATGATCCGCAGTATTGAAAGGCATGTTGGGGGCATTTGCTGGGAATTGGGTGAGTTGGGTGTGGCACTGAAGTACTAGAGACTGTTTCTTGCTATCGAGATGGGGTTAGACATAGCTGGGATCCAGGGTAGACTGATCTCACCTATGCGGCGTAGCCGATCCATGGCCACTGTCTCGAAAGCCCGGCGCATCATAGGGAACTCCTCGAGCACTGCGTTGAAATGGTCCACACTGAGTGAGTAGAGGCGGCAGTAGGTGTCAGCCCGTACACTGGCTGTGCGCCGGCCCCGGGTCAGCAGGCAGATCTCTGCAGAAGTTGGAAGGAGGCTTAGAACCCATTTCCAGAGCTCTCTCTCACTGGGCCTGCACCAGCTGACCCAGAAGTCTCAGGTTCCTCCCTAGATTTGGAAGAAATTAAAGCTTTTCCTCTACCCTAGGGTCCCTAAATGTTCCAAGCATTGTCTCTCTCCAGAACCCCAAACAAATTTCTGAATGACTGCTTCCTGTCTTTCTCACTtcttctccccccccccttttttttttttttggcagtactagggatgaAACCAGAGGTGCTCTCTACCAGAGTTACAGTCCCTTGCCcacaccacctttttttttttttttaattctgagacagggtcttgctaaattgcccaggttgtctttgaacttgcaatcctcccaccctAGCCTGggtagttgagattacaggcatacactaccatgcctggctactcTCTCCACATCAAAGCTGACAAACAGGCAGATCTTGCTGGCCTCCTATTTTAACTCTCAGACCCAGCCTGGCTGCTCTATCCCAGGAGCAGACCTTGGGCAACTCACTCCTCCTACCCCTTGAATAAACACTGAGGGTTACCTCGGaggataaaaataataccaaagGAGTCAAAGTGTAACATGATGGGGATGCTGGAGGATGGTGGGTATTTTGAGGGCTGAAAAGTTATGTGAGTCTCAAGTCACTTTGGGAAGCTGGCAGAACTTCCCTGACTGCCACAGGCTAGGTCCCTGAATCATAACACCAGTGCAGCTCCACAAAGTTCAAATGCCTGGGACAGCTCTGCTTCATTCCTATTTTTCCATTAACTCATAGGATCATTGGATTTCACTGGCTGAGAGTCTTAAAAGttcctctgtctcaaaatttgtgACCTACCTACATGCATTGGAAACTCctgataagtttttaaaaagtatagccCCACCCCCCAGGTCCCAAGCCTAGAGATTCTCACTGAGTATGCTAGGAAGGGACTGGAGCTCTGATTGTGCAGAGCATTTGCCCTCTCCCCAGTGTTTGCAGTCCACCCTTCACCCTCCTTGAGGTCTGCTAACCCCCAAAGTAGGATCCATCAGTGAGGCGGGTGTCCCGGGCGCCACGTGCCAGCACACTGAGCAGCCCATGCTGGATGAAGTACATCTTCCTGCCCACGGAGCCCTCACGCACCACAAGGTCCCCTGGCTGGAAGACCTCAAAGCGTAGCTTGGTGAGCACCGCAGTGACGAAGCTGGGGTCGGCATGGGCGAACAGTGGCATGTGGGCCACCAGACCTCGGCAGGTGAAGTTAATGATCTCCTGGGCAGAGGAGGGATCTGTCAGGTAGGCTTGTACTCCCTGCCCTGAGATGCCTCTGCTGAGCTGTCTCCAGAAACTCCACCCTGGGGTCAAGATCTGCCATAGGATGGGGATGCTACAGTGGGCTTGGGACCATCCTTAAGCTCCTGTCTTCAGAGCCTTTCCATGGGCCCTGGTGGAACCATCTCCCCCAAACAGAAGTCCCTATAATCCCACCCATGTATACATCACCCCCATAAGGCCTTCAAAAAAGACTAACTCTATAAGGCCCCCCACATACCTGATCTCCTATGGGGCTCTCTGCAGGCTTTACTCCCTATAAAAGTACCTACTGATCAGTACCTCCTACCCTGAGAAACAGCACCCCCAGAAACTCAGATCCTTGAAGAGCTACCTTCAagggcccagcccagccccacctcccGCAGAGGCTCGCTCAGCTCTCCCAGGATGCTCTCTTCATCGAACATCTTGCCCTGGTAGCGGTGCTCATAGTATTCATGGATGCGTTGCCGAGTGTCAGCTGGCAGCTTGTGGAAGGACATATACTGTTCCACCTGCTTATACTGGAGGGCCGACCCATGGCCAGCAGGAAGAGGATACAGAGAGACATAGGTGGGGGTGGAAGGTCACAGACATAGGTTAGAGTCAGGTGAAACATG
This genomic interval carries:
- the Hcn3 gene encoding potassium/sodium hyperpolarization-activated cyclic nucleotide-gated channel 3 gives rise to the protein MEAEQRPAAGAGEGTTPGLEAAPPAAPAPATGASGPIPGSAPEPKRRQLGTLLQPTVNKFSLRVFGSHKAVEIEQERVKSAGAWIIHPYSDFRFYWDLIMLLLMVGNLIVLPVGITFFKEENSPPWIVFNVLSDTFFLLDLVLNFRTGIVVEEGAEILLAPRAIRTRYLRTWFLVDLISSIPVDYIFLVVELEPRLDAEVYKTARALRIVRFTKILSLLRLLRLSRLIRYIHQWEEIFHMTYDLASAVVRIFNLIGMMLLLCHWDGCLQFLVPMLQDFPPDCWVSINRMVNHSWGRQYSHALFKAMSHMLCIGYGQQAPVGMPDVWLTMLSMIVGATCYAMFIGHATALIQSLDSSRRQYQEKYKQVEQYMSFHKLPADTRQRIHEYYEHRYQGKMFDEESILGELSEPLREEIINFTCRGLVAHMPLFAHADPSFVTAVLTKLRFEVFQPGDLVVREGSVGRKMYFIQHGLLSVLARGARDTRLTDGSYFGEICLLTRGRRTASVRADTYCRLYSLSVDHFNAVLEEFPMMRRAFETVAMDRLRRIGKKNSILQRKRSEPSPGSSGGIMEQHLVQHDRDMARGVRGLAPGTGARLSGKPVLWEPLVHAPLQAAAVTSNVAIALTHQRGPLPLSPDSPATLLARSARLSAGSPASPLVPVRGGPLLARGPWASTSRLPAPPVRTLHASLSRAGRSQVSLLGPPPGGGSRRLGPRGRPLSASQPSLPQRATGDGSPGRKSSGSERLPPSGLLAKPPGTAQPPRPPVPEPATPRGPQLSANM
- the Pklr gene encoding pyruvate kinase PKLR — encoded protein: MEGPAGYLRRASVAQLTQELGTAFFQKQQLSAAMADTFLEHLCLLDIDSEPVAARSTSIIATIGPASRSVERLKEMIKAGMNIARLNFSHGTHEYHAESIVNIREAVESFATSPLSYRPVAIALDTKGPEIRTGILQGGPECEVEIVKGSEVLVTVDPAFRTRGDANTVWVDYPNIIRVVPVGGRIFIDDGLISLVVRKIGPEGLVTEVENGGVLGSRKGVNLPGAEVDLPGLSEQDVWDLRFGVEHGVDIIFASFVRKASDVTAVRAALGPEGQSIKIISKIENHEGVKKFDEILEASDGIMVARGDLGIEIPAEKVFLAQKMMIGRCNLAGKPVVCATQMLESMITKPRPTRAETSDVANAVLDGADCIMLSGETAKGRFPVEAVKMQHAIAREAEAAVYHRQLFEELRRAAPLSRDPTEVTAIGAVEAAFKCCAAAIIVLTTTGRSAQLLSRYRPRAPVIAVTRSAQAARQVNLCRGVFPLLYREPPEAIWADDVDRRVQFGIQSGKLRGFLRIGDLVIVVTGWRPGSGYTNIMRVLSIS